In Pseudomonas fluorescens, one genomic interval encodes:
- a CDS encoding S-type pyocin domain-containing protein: MARNKDIPRVPNPPAGDGHHVTWRYMTATELAERDARQNAYDAMLARQEAFERSREVAAKKPDPVRAGCVFAKSCKLPDAIIDYSNSSGMVPTDSLKDYGDLALLGGREADDSGGVPLKKISGTAIPAGLGTFALAGEAFKALPAIASAAVVTPLVGLVALLMPSNLGDSALYTEDQLLALRQARTRVRLHVEQQADGSLKGYGFYTGKNRDWEMVDVAQFTARDNRFVADLGEGIELIWTPAVDGSDILGIPALEAAPQAPHIWVYPPTKAADGILVNPVYPPEYRDFILVFPADSGVRPLYIVVNTSRKGLPPAGHSYHKPPKAEEITAFPGLKKAQKMNPVQGGGGLRERWKDAKGRRIYEWDSMHGELEVYRASDGTHLGAFDPFTGERREDPKDERSIRKKYL; the protein is encoded by the coding sequence GTGGCTCGCAACAAGGACATTCCCCGGGTCCCCAACCCGCCGGCGGGCGACGGTCATCACGTCACCTGGCGCTACATGACGGCCACTGAACTGGCCGAGCGCGACGCCCGACAAAATGCATACGACGCCATGCTGGCGCGGCAGGAGGCCTTCGAACGCAGTCGAGAGGTTGCGGCGAAAAAGCCTGATCCCGTACGCGCCGGGTGCGTGTTCGCCAAGTCCTGCAAATTGCCGGACGCGATCATCGATTACTCGAATTCTTCGGGGATGGTACCCACCGACAGCCTGAAAGATTACGGAGATCTGGCCCTGCTCGGCGGCCGTGAAGCCGATGACAGCGGCGGCGTTCCACTCAAGAAAATCAGCGGCACTGCCATCCCGGCAGGCCTGGGCACCTTCGCCCTTGCGGGTGAGGCGTTCAAGGCATTGCCCGCCATCGCTTCCGCCGCCGTAGTGACCCCTTTGGTCGGGCTGGTGGCGTTGCTCATGCCATCGAACCTGGGCGACAGCGCCCTCTACACCGAAGACCAGTTGCTCGCCCTCAGACAGGCTCGAACCCGCGTGCGCCTACATGTCGAACAACAGGCCGACGGCAGCCTCAAGGGTTATGGTTTCTACACCGGCAAGAATCGCGACTGGGAAATGGTCGATGTCGCGCAGTTCACCGCACGTGATAACCGCTTTGTCGCAGACCTCGGCGAAGGCATCGAACTGATCTGGACGCCCGCCGTGGACGGCTCCGACATCCTCGGCATCCCCGCGCTGGAGGCCGCTCCGCAGGCACCGCATATCTGGGTGTACCCACCAACGAAAGCGGCGGACGGGATTCTGGTGAATCCGGTTTATCCGCCGGAGTATCGGGATTTCATTCTGGTGTTTCCGGCGGATTCGGGGGTTCGGCCTCTATACATCGTGGTCAACACCTCGCGCAAAGGCTTACCACCAGCAGGACACAGCTATCATAAACCTCCGAAAGCAGAGGAAATTACCGCGTTTCCCGGCCTGAAAAAGGCACAGAAAATGAATCCCGTACAAGGAGGTGGCGGACTTCGGGAGCGATGGAAGGATGCAAAAGGCAGGAGAATTTATGAGTGGGACTCGATGCACGGCGAGTTGGAAGTTTACCGTGCAAGTGACGGAACTCACCTAGGCGCTTTTGACCCTTTTACAGGAGAGCGACGAGAAGACCCGAAAGATGAAAGAAGCATCAGAAAAAAATACTTGTGA
- a CDS encoding PLP-dependent cysteine synthase family protein: protein MSDNRQWAREAIRIIEADFQRSADTHLIPLPLPGFAGIELYFKDESSHPTGSLKHRLARSLFLYALCNGWLKPGAPVIEASSGSTAISEAYFARMLGLPFIAVMPATTSKEKIAQIAFYGGQSHLVKDPTQIYAESERLAREHGGHFIDQFTYAERATDWRANNNIAESIFQQMRFEKHPEPSWLISSPGTGGTTATLGRYVRYRQHCTRVLCADAERSVFFDYYQTGDASLRLDCGSRIEGIGRPRVEASFLPKVIDAMVKVPDALSLAAMHYLAQRLGRHVGGSSGTNLIGALMAAQQMKAAGESGSIVAILCDGGERYADTYYDQGWLKAQGYELEGLIAAVAASAERGEALPTTVLRANI, encoded by the coding sequence ATGAGTGACAACCGCCAGTGGGCCCGCGAAGCCATCCGCATCATCGAAGCGGACTTCCAGCGCAGCGCCGACACCCATCTGATCCCCTTGCCGCTGCCAGGTTTTGCGGGAATTGAGCTGTACTTCAAGGACGAATCCAGCCATCCCACCGGCAGCCTCAAACATCGTCTGGCGCGGTCGTTGTTCCTGTATGCGTTGTGTAACGGGTGGCTCAAACCCGGCGCGCCGGTGATCGAGGCGTCCAGCGGTTCGACGGCGATTTCCGAGGCGTATTTCGCGCGCATGCTCGGTTTGCCGTTCATTGCGGTGATGCCGGCGACCACCTCGAAAGAGAAGATCGCGCAGATCGCCTTCTACGGTGGTCAGAGCCATCTGGTGAAAGATCCGACGCAGATTTACGCCGAATCCGAACGTCTGGCCCGCGAGCATGGCGGCCACTTCATCGACCAGTTCACCTACGCCGAGCGGGCCACCGACTGGCGGGCGAACAACAACATCGCCGAGTCGATCTTCCAGCAGATGCGTTTCGAGAAACACCCGGAACCGAGCTGGCTGATTTCCAGCCCCGGCACCGGCGGCACCACCGCGACCCTCGGTCGTTACGTGCGTTACCGCCAGCATTGCACCCGGGTGCTGTGCGCCGACGCCGAGCGCTCGGTGTTCTTCGATTATTACCAGACCGGAGACGCGAGCCTGCGTCTGGACTGCGGTTCGCGGATCGAAGGCATTGGCCGGCCTCGGGTGGAAGCGTCGTTCCTGCCCAAGGTTATCGATGCGATGGTCAAGGTGCCGGACGCCTTGTCGCTGGCGGCCATGCATTATCTGGCGCAGCGTCTGGGACGGCATGTCGGCGGGTCGAGCGGCACCAACCTGATCGGCGCGCTGATGGCGGCGCAGCAGATGAAAGCGGCGGGGGAGTCGGGGTCGATCGTGGCGATTCTGTGCGATGGCGGCGAGCGCTATGCCGACACCTATTACGATCAGGGCTGGCTGAAGGCGCAGGGCTATGAGCTGGAGGGATTGATTGCGGCGGTGGCGGCGAGTGCCGAACGGGGTGAGGCGCTGCCAACCACAGTGCTGCGCGCAAATATCTAA